One stretch of Sebastes umbrosus isolate fSebUmb1 chromosome 5, fSebUmb1.pri, whole genome shotgun sequence DNA includes these proteins:
- the rfc4 gene encoding replication factor C subunit 4 — protein MQAFLKGSTVQTTRPQKDKAAAGPSTEKKAKAIPWVEKYRPKCVDEVAFQDEVVAVLKKSLQGADLPNLLFYGPPGTGKTSTILAAARELYGPQLYKQRVLELNASDERGIQVVREKVKNFAKLTVAGTRPDGKPCPPFKIIILDEADSMTRPAQAALRRTMEKESRTTRFCLICNYISRIIEPLTSRCSKFRFKPLANQIQEERLLDICGKENLKYTKESIEALVRVSEGDLRKAITFLQSAARLNVDKEITEGAVIEIAGVIPPKRIDNLLQICFTGTFEKLEVAVRNMVDDGYSATQILGQLHESIIEQDLSDKQKSAITEKMAVVGKCLSDGADEYLQMLSLCSVIMQQASQNN, from the exons ATGCAGGCCTTTTTGAAAGGATCGACTGTTCAGACTACCAGACCTCAGAAAGACAAGGCAGCAGCAGGACCCAGTACAGAGAAGAAAGCCAAGGCTATTCCTTGGGTAGAAAAGTA CAGGCCCAAGTGTGTTGATGAGGTGGCCTTTCAGGATGAGGTGGTAGCAGTGCTGAAGAAGTCTCTGCAAGGAGCAGAT CTTCCCAACTTGCTCTTCTATGGCCCTCCTGGAACAGGAAAGACCTCGACCATCTTAGCTGCTGCCAGAGAACTTTATGG TCCACAGCTGTACAAACAGAGGGTGCTGGAGCTCAATGCCTCCGACGAACGAGGCATCCAGGTGGTCCGAGAGAAGGTCAAGAACTTTGCTAAGCTCACCGTGGCCGGGACTCGCCCAGA TGGGAAGCCGTGTCCTCCTTTTAAGATCATCATCCTGGACGAGGCGGACTCCATGACGAGACCGGCTCAGGCCGCTCTCAGGCGGACCATGGAGAAGGAGTCCCGCACCACCCGTTTCTGCCTCATCTGTAACTACATCAGCAG GATTATTGAGCCCCTGACCTCCAGATGTTCCAAGTTTCGCTTCAAACCTCTAGCCAATCAGATCCAAGAAGAGCGCCTGCTGGACATCTGCGGGAAGGAGAACCTCAAGTACACCAAAGAG AGTATAGAAGCATTGGTGAGGGTGTCTGAGGGAGACCTGCGGAAAGCCATAACCTTCCTCCAGAGTGCTGCACGCCTCAACGTCGACAAGGAGATCACAGAGGGCGCCGTCATTGAAATAGCCGGG GTTATCCCTCCCAAGAGGATTGACAACTTGCTCCAGATATGCTTCACAGGAACATTTGAGAAACTCGAGGTTGCCGTCAGG AACATGGTGGATGACGGCTATTCAGCCACACAGATCCTGGGTCAGCTCCACGAGTCTATCATAGAGCAGGACCTGAGTGACAAGCAGAAGTCAGCCATCACAGAGAAGATGGCG